In Oryza sativa Japonica Group chromosome 3, ASM3414082v1, one DNA window encodes the following:
- the LOC4333795 gene encoding nucleobase-ascorbate transporter LPE1 → MAPVKAEELVAFVPKEQYDGVDYCITSPPPWLTAVLLAFQHYLVMLGTTVIVATILVPLMGGGHVEKAIVVQTILFLAGINTLLQVHLGTRLPAVMGASYAYIYPAVAIILSPRFAIVVDPFERFVYTMRSLQGALIIAGVVQAIIGFFGIWRIFIRFLSPLAAVPFVTLSALGLFYFAFPGVAKCIEVGLPALILLLLFTEYAAHFFARGSFLFGRCAVLATVLVVWIYAEILTAAGAYNERSLVTQFSCRADRSGLIHGAPWVRFPYPFQWGYPIFFADDCFVMIAASFVSLIESTGTLMAVTRYAGATFCPPSVFARGVGWQGISTILDGMCGTLTGSVASVENAGLLALTRVGSRRVIKISALFMIFFSLFGKFGAIIASIPLPIFSALYCVLFAYSAAAGLCFLQYCNLNTLRTKFILSISLFLGLSIPQYFREYEVFYVFGPVHTHSPAFNVIVNVIFSSPATVAAILAYLLDCTHTYWDGPVWKDRGFHWWEKFKSYRHDPRSEEFYSLPYGLSKYFPSF, encoded by the exons ATGGCCCCTGTGAAGGCTGAGGAGCTGGTGGCGTTCGTCCCCAAGGAGCAGTACGACGGCGTCGACTACTGCATCACCAGCCCGCCGCCATGGC TGACGGCGGTGCTGTTGGCGTTCCAGCACTACCTCGTCATGCTCGGCACCACCGTCATCGTCGCCACCATCCTCGTGCCCCTCATGGGCGGCGGCCAT GTGGAGAAGGCGATCGTGGTGCAGACCATCCTGTTCCTCGCCGGGATCAACACGCTGCTGCAGGTGCACCTCGGGACGCGGCTCCCCGCCGTCATGGGCGCCTCCTACGCCTACATCTACCCGGCCGTCGCCATCATCCTAAGCCCTCGcttcgccatcgtcgtcgaccCCTTCGAG AGGTTCGTGTACACGATGAGGtcgctgcagggcgcgctgatcatcgccggcgtcgtccaGGCCATCATCGGGTTCTTCGGAATCTGGAGGATCTTCATAAG GTTCCTGAGCCCACTCGCGGCGGTTCCGTTCGTGACGCTGTCCGCGCTCGGCCTCTTCTACTTCGCCTTCCCCGGA GTCGCCAAGTGCATCGAGGTCGGCCTCCCGGCGCTCATCCTGCTCCTGCTCTTCACCGAG TACGCGGCGCATTTCTTCGCGAGGGGGAGCTTCCTGTTCGGGCGGTGCGCCGTGCTGGCGACGGTGCTCGTCGTGTGGATCTACGCCGAGATCctcacggcggccggcgcctaCAACGAGAGGTCCCTCGTGACGCAGTTCAGCTGCCGCGCCGACCGATCGGGGCTCATCCATGGCGCAccctg GGTCAGGTTCCCTTACCCGTTCCAGTGGGGGTACCCCATCTTCTTCGCCGACGATTGCTTCGTCATGATCGCTGCCTCTTTCGTCTCACTGATCGAG TCTACGGGCACGTTGATGGCGGTGACGAGATATGCAGGGGCAACGTTCTGCCCGCCTTCAGTTTTCGCTCGTGGAGTTGGCTGGCAG GGCATATCTACCATTCTGGACGGGATGTGTGGTACATTGACAGGATCAGTAGCTTCAGT TGAGAATGCAGGTCTGTTGGCCTTGACGCGAGTCGGAAGCAGAAGGGTTATAAAGATCTCAGCCTTGTTCATGATCTTCTTCTCGCTGTTCG GGAAATTTGGGGCAATCATTGCATCAATCCCATTGCCAATCTTCTCTGCACTGTACTGCGTTCTCTTCGCTTATTCAG CTGCTGCAGGGCTCTGCTTCCTCCAGTACTGCAACCTCAACACACTGAGAACCAAGTTCATCCTCAGCATCTCCCTGTTCTTGGGCCTGTCCATCCCACAGTACTTCAGGGAGTACGAGGTGTTCTACGTCTTCGGGCCAGTTCACACCCACTCACCCGCT TTCAATGTCATCGTCAACGTGATCTTCTCCTCGCCTGCGACGGTGGCCGCCATCCTCGCCTACCTCCTGGACTGCACGCACACCTACTGGGACGGCCCGGTGTGGAAGGACAGGGGCTTCCATTGGTGGGAGAAGTTCAAGTCTTACAGGCATGACCCGAGGAGCGAGGAGTTCTACTCTCTGCCGTATGGCCTCAGCAAGTACTTCCCTTCGTTCTAG
- the LOC4333796 gene encoding uncharacterized protein — protein sequence MDAAASATSSRPKRDSPRIPPNYVSLRDLQELRRKEREEEEEQEMQQRRREVEAAAADKAEEEWRGSSEKSRGGSERSRGGERWAPVPHRASPPPPQARTEVAATARKVDGAIGAMAVAHRDAPPPPARVEAAAKKMDMEIGVVAVAHRVAPSPSRSSHGAVKKMDGAVGVLAAPQSEAPLPLPPPRREDAAKKKGRAIRGDAVRKGADEAAATPASAFQGRPKPKEKGKVAAGTKQPTAPAETATASSPGGTPEEKRKSKGKKASGDQGTAPVTSDAPRAPAEAAGASSRGRDNPASRRNRKKGAVSNSPDGKAPQPAPISNSPAAELGGNRRSGGALGTNGETKPEPVAEKPPVVEAKSTAPAASVVVGPTRPPSIGGPRRQHAGVWVPKVVAIPGPSRHSVVSVRKNN from the coding sequence ATGgacgccgcggcgtcggcgacgagctcGAGGCCGAAGCGTGACTCGCCTCGCATCCCTCCCAACTACGTCAGCCTCAGGGACCTCCAGGAGCTCCGccggaaggagagggaggaggaggaggagcaggagatGCAGCAGCGTCGacgggaggtggaggcggcagcggcggataAGGCGGAGGAGGAGTGGAGGGGCTCGTCGGAGAAGTCGCGGGGCGGCAGTGAGAGGAGCCGCGGGGGGGAGCGGTGGGCGCCCGTGCCGCAccgggcgtcgccgccgccgccgcaggcgcgCACGGAGgttgcggcgacggcgaggaaggTGGATGGGGCGATAGGGGCCATGGCTGTGGCGCACCGGgatgcgccgcctccgccggcgcgcGTGGAGGCTGCGGCGAAGAAGATGGATATGGAGATAGGAGTCGTGGCTGTAGCGCACCGggtggcgccgtcgccgtcgcggtcgTCGCATGGTGCGGTGAAGAAGATGGATGGAGCAGTAGGAGTTCTGGCTGCGCCTCAATCGgaggcgccgctgccgctgccgccgccgcgcagggaGGATGCGGCCAAGAAGAAGGGCAGGGCGATAAGAGGCGACGCCGTTAGGAAGGGGGCCGACGAGGCCGCGGCCACGCCGGCCAGTGCGTTCCAAGGGCGACCCAAACCCAAGGAGAAGGggaaggtcgccgccggcacGAAACAGCCAACCGCGCCGGCCGAGACGGCCACCGCATCGTCGCCCGGCGGCACGCcggaagagaagaggaagagcaaGGGGAAGAAGGCCTCGGGAGATCAGGGCACAGCACCGGTGACCAGCGACGCGCCACGCGCGCCGGCCGAGGCGGCCGGTGCGTCATCCCGAGGCCGCGACAACCCGGCGAGCCGGCGCAACCGGAAGAAGGGCGCAGTCAGCAATTCGCCGGACGGGAAGGCCCCCCAGCCGGCGCCGATCAGCAATTCGCCGGCAGCCGAGTtgggcggcaaccggcggagcggcggcgcgctcgggACGAACGGGGAGACGAAACCGGAGCCTGTCGCGGAGAAGCCGCCGGTGGTGGAGGCCAAGtccaccgcgccggcggcgagcgtcgTAGTGGGCCCGACCAGGCCGCCGTCCATCGGCGGCCCAAGGCGTCAGCACGCCGGCGTGTGGGTGCCCAAGGTGGTGGCGATTCCCGGCCCATCACGGCATTCCGTAGTATCGGTTAGGAAGAACAATTAG
- the LOC4333797 gene encoding uncharacterized protein: protein MQALARAARGILPATAAAPAARVQQARGIVVHVKDGNLERALGVMARKMRSSGIERLIRARSQIHHHVKDSEKRVLARKALMQRVRSQELGKKLRDILIKKIRGQ, encoded by the exons ATGCAGGCACTGGCACGGGCGGCGCGGGGGATcctgccggcgacggcggcggcgcctgcggCGCGAGTGCAGCAGGCGCGGGGGATCGTGGTACATGTGAAGGACGGCAACCTGGAGCGCGCGCTGGGGGTAATGGCGCGCAAGATGCGGTCGAGCGGCATCGAGAGGCTGATCCGGGCCCGGAGCCAGATCCACCACCACGTCAAGGACTCGGAGAAGCGGGTGCTCGCCCGCAAGGCCCTCATGCAGCGCGTCCGCTCCCAGGAGCTCGGCAAGAAGCTCCGCGACATCCTCATCAAGAAGATCAG GGGCCAGTGA
- the LOC4333798 gene encoding uncharacterized protein, whose translation MVIPPPARAPAITKFLKPYVLKMHFTNNFVSAQVIHTPSATVACSASSQEKLLRPSMESTRDVAAAAKIGKLLGERLLFRGIPAVSVSMSRDQTYHGKVRAVMDSLRAAGVKLL comes from the coding sequence atggttatccCTCCTCCAGCTAGGGCTCCTGCAATCACCAAGTTCCTGAAGCCCTATGTTCTCAAGATGCATTTCACAAACAACTTTGTGAGCGCCCAGGTCATCCACACCCCATCTGCCACGGTTGCATGCTCGGCGagttcacaggagaagcttcttAGGCCAAGCATGGAGTCCACACGTGatgtcgccgcggcggcgaagatCGGGAAGCTGCTTGGCGAGCGCCTGCTGTTCAGAGGCATTCCTGCGGTGTCGGTCTCCATGTCAAGGGACCAGACGTACCATGGCAAGGTCAGGGCCGTCATGGATTCTCTTAGAGCCGCCGGTGTGAAGTTGCTGTGA
- the LOC4333799 gene encoding valine--tRNA ligase, mitochondrial 1, whose protein sequence is MSSVTPAADAQPLDEKELERKLKKDQKAKEKEEKRLKAKAKEAARLQAQAASDGPKKSEKKQRKKAVEDENPEDFIDPDTPHGQKKFLASQMAKQYSPTAVEKSWYSWWESSGYFGADAASSKPPFVIVLPPPNVTGALHIGHALTVAIEDSMIRWRRMSGYNTLWVPGVDHAGIATQVVVEKKLMRERNLTRHDIGREEFVSEVLKWKDEYGGTILNQLRRLGASLDWSRECFTMDKPRSKAVTEAFVRLYKQGLIYRDYRLVNWDCTLRTAISDVEVDYLEIKEETMLKVPGYNTTVQFGVLISFAYPLEEGLGEIIVATTRIETMLGDTAIAVHPEDGRYKHLHGRYAIHPFNGRKLKIICDAELVDPTFGTGAVKITPAHDPNDFEVGKRHNLEFINIFTDDGKINNNGGAQFVGIPRFTARVAVIEALKAKGLYKETKKNEMSLGVCSRTNDVVEPMIKPQWFVNCNTMAQAGIDAVRSKRIEIIPQQYEQDWYRWLANIRDWCISRQLWWGHRVPAWYVILEDDQEKILGSANGRWIVARNESEANLEAQQKYPGKKFELHQDPDVLDTWFSSGLFPLTVLGWPDDTADLKAFYPGSVLETGHDIIFFWVARMVMMGMQLGGDVPFEKVYLHPMIRDAHGRKMSKSLGNVIDPVDVINGISLDGLLKRLKEGNLDPNELNIATEGKKKDFPDGIAECGTDALRFALVSYTSQSDKINLDIKRVVGYRQWCNKLWNAIRFAMGKLGNHYTPPATISVTTMPPICKWILSVLNKAIGKTVTSLEAYKFSDATSAIYSWWQYQLCDVFIEAIKPYFFNDSQEFESARAASRDALWVCLDTGLRLLHPFMPYVTEELWQRLPQPKDSCRKDSIMVSEYPSVVKEWTDDKLENEIDIALDTINKLRSLKPPSDTNERRPAFALCRGQEITATIQCYQSLVVSLSSTSSLKILTENDETPPDCATAVVNKDLSVYLQLQGALNAEVELEKLRKKREEIQKLQHALSQKMEASGYKEKAPQNVQEEDMRKLTSFFEQLEIISEAEKKLDAKTGNN, encoded by the exons ATGTCCAGCGTTACCCCTGCTGCCGACGCGCAGCCACTCGATGAGAAAGAGCTGGAGCGGAAGCTGAAGAAAGATCAGAAG GCaaaagagaaagaggaaaaaAGGCTTAAGGCGAAGGCAAAGGAGGCGGCTAGGCTCCAG GCACAAGCAGCTTCAGATGGACCTAAGAAAAGCGAGAAGAAGCAAAGGAAGAAAGCTGTGGAGGATGAGAATCCTGAGGATTTCATTGATCCAGACACTCCTCATGGGCAGAAGAAATTTCTTGCATCTCAAATGGCCAAGCAGTATAGCCCAACTGCTGTTGAGAAATC ATGGTATTCCTGGTGGGAATCATCAGGATATTTTGGGGCAGATGCTGCAAGCTCAAAGCCACCATTTGTTATA GTTTTGCCACCTCCAAATGTCACTGGAGCGCTTCATATAGGCCATGCACTTACGGTGGCTATAGAG GATTCCATGATACGCTGGCGGAGGATGTCAGGTTATAACACTCTGTGGGTTCCAGGAGTTGACCATGCAGGAATCGCTACTCAG GTTGTAGTGGAGAAGAAGCTTATGCGTGAAAGGAATTTGACAAGGCATGACATAGGGCGTGAAGAATTTGTATCTGAA GTTCTCAAATGGAAAGATGAATACGGGGGTACCATATTGAATCAATTGCGTAGGCTTGGGGCCTCACTTGATTGGTCCCGCGAG TGTTTTACAATGGATAAACCAAGATCAAAGGCTGTAACTGAAGCTTTTGTCAGGTTGTACAAACAAGGCCTGATATATAG GGATTATCGCCTCGTGAATTGGGATTGCACCCTTCGAACAGCAATTTCTGACGTAGAG GTTGATTATCTAGAGATTAAAGAGGAAACTATGTTAAAGGTTCCTGGTTATAATACAACTGTACAATTCGGTGTGTTGATCTCTTTTGCATATCCACTTGAGGAAGGATTGGGTGAGATTATTGTCGCAACAACAAGAATCGAAACAATGCTTGGGGATACAGCCATTGCTGTTCACCCTGAGGATGGCAGATACAAGCATCTGCATGGTAGGTATGCAATCCATCCCTTCAATGGCCGAAAGCTCAAAATAATCTGTGATGCTGAGTTAGTGGATCCCACTTTCGGTACTGGGGCTGTCAAG ATTACACCTGCCCATGATCCAAATGATTTTGAGGTTGGAAAGCGACACAACCTTGAGTTCATCAATATCTTCACAGATGATGGAAAAATAAACAACAATGGAGGTGCACAATTTGTAGGAATTCCAAGATTTACTGCTCGAGTTGCTGTTATTGAGGCACTGAAGGCAAAG GGCTTGTACAAGGAGACAAAGAAGAACGAAATGAGTTTGGGTGTTTGTTCAAGAACTAATGATGTGGTGGAGCCTATGATAAAACCCCAATGGTTTGTTAATTGCAATACCATGGCACAAGCAGGTATTGATGCTGTAAGGTCCAAAAGAATTGAGATTATTCCACAACAGTATGAGCAAGACTGGTATAG ATGGCTTGCAAATATACGTGATTGGTGTATTTCGAGGCAGCTTTGGTGGGGACATCGCGTTCCTGCTTGGTATGTTATACTAGAAGATGATCAAGAGAAAATTCTGGGTTCTGCTAATGGCCGTTGGATTGTTGCTAGAAACGAAAGTGAAGCAAACCTGGAGGCACAGCAAAAGTATCCTGGGAAGAAATTCGAGTTACATCAAGATCCTGATGTGTTGGATACATGGTTTTCATCTGGTCTCTTCCCATTAACCGTACTTGGTTGGCCAGATGATACAGCTGACCTTAAAGCTTTCTACCCTGGTTCGGTGCTAGAAACTGGACATGACATTATCTTCTTTTGGGTAGCACGGATGGTGATGATGGGGATGCAACTTGGTGGCGATGTGCCATTTGAGAAG GTTTATTTGCACCCTATGATACGTGATGCTCATGGACGCAAAATGTCCAAGTCGCTTGGTAATGTCATTGATCCCGTTGATGTGATAAATGGCATTTCACTGGATGGTCTCCTCAAACGTTTGAAAGAAGGCAATCTAGATCCAAATGAATTGAACATTGCAACAGAAGGGAAGAAGAAGGATTTTCCTGATGGCATTGCTGAATGTGGTACCGATGCTCTCCGTTTTGCACTGGTTTCTTACACTTCGCAG TCTGACAAGATAAACCTGGATATCAAACGAGTTGTTGGATATCGACAGTGGTGCAATAAATTATGGAATGCCATTCGTTTTGCAATGGGCAAGCTTGGCAATCATTACACTCCCCCTGCAACTATTTCTGTAACTACAATGCCACCCATATGCAAATGGATATTGTCAGTACTTAATAAAGCTATTGGCAAAACTGTCACCTCGTTAGAAGCATACAAATTTTCTGATGCTACATCTGCTATATACTCGTGGTGGCAGTACCAACTATGTGATGTGTTCATAGAAGCTATAAAGCCTTACTTCTTCAATGACTCTCAAGAGTTTGAATCAGCAAGAGCTGCCTCTAGAGATGCCTTATGGGTTTGCTTAGACACTGGTTTGCGCTTGCTCCACCCATTCATGCCTTATGTTACAGAAGAGCTCTGGCAGCGTCTTCCTCAGCCTAAAGATTCTTGTCGGAAAGATTCCATTATGGTATCAGAGTACCCATCTGTTGTTAAG GAATGGACGGATGATAAACTTGAAAATGAGATAGATATTGCCTTAGATACTATCAACAAACTAAGATCTCTGAAGCCACCATCTGATACAAATGAGAG ACGACCTGCTTTTGCACTTTGCCGAGGCCAAGAGATTACTGCCACCATTCAGTGTTATCAGTCTCTAGTTGTGTCTCTTTCTTCCACATCATCTCTAAAG ATCCTGACAGAGAATGATGAAACGCCACCTGACTGTGCAACAGCTGTTGTAAACAAAGATTTGTCTGTATACCTTCAACTCCAAGGAGCTCTCAATGCAGAAGTTGAGCTTGAAAAGctgaggaaaaagagagaagaaattcAAAA GCTCCAACACGCACTGTCACAGAAAATGGAAGCTTCTGGTTACAAAGAGAAGGCTCCACAGAATGTCCAGGAGGAGGACATGAGAAAACTCACTAGTTTTTTTGAACAGCTAGAGATTATCAGTGAAGCTGAAAAGAAGCTAGATGCAAAAACTGGCAATAATTGA
- the LOC112938258 gene encoding receptor protein kinase TMK1, which translates to MAKLAVPPLLVILVLLQSATRLPVAETSTADEEYMHRLPAATGAERLLGWKADSDPCNGSWVGVTCAPFDGNRIIQIDVRGLLRGGGTLPELDRQAGSLSHLRMLDLGDNNLTGPVPTLFLDRLLTLRLDGNAFSGLPHSFFRGMPELHYFSISDNPRLEEWGLWSDLLSLTELRVFNASNANINGTLQVFLGNLGAFPALAEVSLARNRLTGVVPEKLVSQSIAKLDLSSNGLSGSINFINNLASSITDLRLDHNHFSGPFPADLSGLYLLSVFSVAHNRLTGVVPPSLARVWRLSWVSVSDNLLQGPVPELPDSVKTDFAEAAVKGSFCRLDVHGPCDQETSSLLSVAAAFHYPEILDVSWRRDDPCNGWLGIHCGDGDGGGGGRNKVTGVNLSRLGLNGTIDPAFASLLYLEAIILAGNNLTGTVPASILQMPSLRVLDVSNNALEGTVLSVRHDVLILADGNRGGLNVTAIAASGSFSSSRFQLSEATTPFLTFATVFVALFGY; encoded by the coding sequence ATGGCCAAGCTGGCCGTGCCTCCGTTGCTCGTTATCCTTGTCTTGCTCCAATCTGCCACCCGACTCCCCGTTGCCGAGACGAGCACGGCAGACGAAGAGTACATGCACCGTctcccggcggcgacgggcgcggAGCGCCTGCTCGGCTGGAAGGCGGACTCCGATCCATGCAACGGCAGCTGGGTCGGTGTCACGTGCGCCCCCTTCGACGGCAACAGGATCATTCAGATCGACGTGCGAGGCCTACTCCGTGGCGGCGGCACTCTGCCGGAGCTTGACCGGCAGGCCGGCTCCCTCTCCCACCTCCGGATGCTCGACCTCGGCGACAACAACCTCACCGGCCCGGTACCCACGCTCTTCCTCGACCGGCTGCTAACTCTGCGCCTCGACGGCAACGCCTTCAGCGGTTTGCCGCATTCCTTCTTCCGCGGCATGCCTGAGTTGCACTACTTCTCCATCAGCGACAACCCAAGACTCGAGGAGTGGGGTCTGTGGTCggatctcctctctctcacggaGCTAAGGGTGTTCAATGCCAGCAATGCCAACATCAACGGCACGTTGCAGGTTTTTCTCGGCAACCTCGGCGCGTTCCCTGCCTTGGCTGAGGTGTCGCTCGCCAGGAACCGTCTCACCGGTGTTGTGCCGGAGAAGTTGGTGAGCCAGAGCATCGCCAAGCTTGACCTGAGCAGCAACGGGCTCTCTGGATCGATCAACTTCATCAACAACCTCGCGTCGTCCATCACCGACCTCCGCCTCGACCACAACCACTTCTCCGGCCCTTTCCCCGCCGACCTGAGCGGCCTCTACTTGCTGAGCGTCTTCTCCGTCGCTCACAACCGGCTCACCGGCGTCGTGCCTCCGTCATTGGCCCGGGTCTGGCGCCTTTCGTGGGTGTCTGTCTCCGACAACCTGTTGCAGGGGCCAGTGCCGGAGCTCCCTGACTCGGTGAAAACGGACTTCGCCGAGGCAGCTGTCAAGGGGAGCTTCTGCCGCCTGGACGTGCACGGCCCTTGCGATCAGGAGACCAGCTCTCTCCTGTCGGTAGCCGCCGCGTTCCACTACCCGGAGATTCTCGACGTTAGCTGGAGGCGAGACGATCCGTGCAACGGTTGGCTCGGTATACActgcggcgatggcgatggcggcggcggcgggcggaacAAGGTGACCGGGGTGAACCTGTCACGCCTCGGCCTCAACGGGACCATCGACCCGGCCTTCGCCTCGCTGCTGTATCTGGAGGCGATCATCCTCGCGGGCAACAACCTCACCGGGACGGTCCCGGCGTCCATCCTGCAGATGCCGTCTCTCCGCGTGCTCGACGTCTCCAACAACGCGCTAGAGGGAACCGTGCTGAGCGTCCGGCACGATGTGCTGATCTTGGCTGATGGTAACAGAGGAGGGCTCAACGTGACCGCCATTGCTGCCTCTGGCAGCTTCTCGTCTTCTCGGTTCCAGCTCTCAGAGGCAACAACGCCATTCCTTACCTTTGCTACCGTCTTTGTTGCACTGTTTGGTTATTAG